In Micromonospora inyonensis, the genomic window ATCCTGCTCATCGGCATCCTGTTCGGGCTGGCCATGGACTACGAGGTCTTCCTGGTCTCCAGGATGCGGGAGGACTTCGTACACGGGGACACCGCCGCCCAGGCCACCATCAACGGAATGGGCCACGGGGCCCGCGTGGTCACCGCCGCCGCCCTGATCATGATCTCGGTCTTCGGGGGCTTCGTCTTCCTCGACGACCCGGTGATCAAGTCGATGGGCTTCGCACTCGCCGTCGGTGTCGCCATCGACGCCTTCGTGGTGCGGATGACCATCGTCCCGGCGGTGATGTCGCTCCTCGGCGACACGGCGTGGTGGTTGCCCCGCTGGTTCCAGCGGACCCTGCCGAACGTCGACATCGAGGGCGAGGGGCTCCGCGCCCATCTCGACGAGAAGGTCACGGCCGGCGCCCGCTGACCTTCCAGCCGCCACCTCACCCCGCCCTGACACCGGGCCGGGGTGAGGTGGATGCAGGGGCCCCCTGCAGTACAAAAAGCGGTAACAGGGGTCCCCTGCATCCACCCCGACCGGCCGCCGGCCCGGGACGACTCAGGTGCCGGCCGGGTACGTTTCCAGTTCGCCCGGGGTGGTCAGGGCCGGCAGCGGGTGCAGGGCGCTGGTCTCGTCGCACCAGACGAAGGCGTCGTAGCGCTCGCCCAGCCGGGTGGGCACGTAGTTGGACCGCGACTCCAGGGACGGGTCGTAGACCACCCCGATCGCCCGGTGGTCGACGGTGTCGGTGACCCAGTCCGGCTGGTCCGCACCGTCGAAGACCAGCACCGCCCGCTCCGGCAGCAGCTCGTGCAGCCGGTGTTCCAGCGAGCCCGGGCGAGCCGGCGGGGCGGTCATCGTCTCGGCCGCCGATCCCCAGCGCGGCGCGGCCACCAGGCCGCCCCGGTAGCTGCCGAACCCGACCAGCACCACCGCCGCGTCACCGTGCCGTTCGCGGGCGAGTTGCCCGAGGTTGACCAGGCCGGCGCGGGCCATGTCGGTGGCCCGGGCGTCGCCGACATGGGTGTTGTGCGCCCAGACCACACCGCGGGAGCCGGGTCCGTACCGGTCCAGCAGGCGGTCCAGGGTGTCCGCCATGTGGATGTCGCGGACGTTCCAGGACTCCTCCCCACCGGCCACCATGACCCGGTAGTACCGCTCCGCGCCCGCCACCACCTCGGCGTTCTGCCAGGCCGAGAAGCGGTCCGCGCCGTCGGCGGTGGCCTGTTCCCGGGTACGCGCCAACAGGCGCACCACCTCCTCCTCGCAGCGCGCCGAGACGAACCGGCTGGCCAGCCCGTACTCCTCGGGTCGTTTGCCGTACGGCTCGAAGCAGCGGTACGCCTCCTGCGCGGCCTCCAACGACGCCGGGTCCTCCTCGCCCAGATAGTCGAAGATGGCCTGCATCGACTCCCAGAGGCTGTAGACGTCCAGACCGTGGAAGCCGGCGCGGCCCGCCTGCCCCCGGTCCACGTTCCACGCGCGCAGCCAACGGCAGAAGCGGGCCACCTCGGCGTTCGCCCACATCCAGGTCGGCCAGCGCTCGAAGCGTTCCAGTGCGACCAGGGGGTCGGCAGCAGCGCGCGGGGCGGCGGTGACCGAGCGGTGCACCCGGTCGCAGTCCGGCCAGTCCCCCTCCACCGCCACGAAGGAGAAACCGCACTCCGCGATCAGGCGGCGGGTGAGCTGCTCCCGTAGCCGGTAGTAGTCGTAGGTGCCGTGCGTCGCCTCGCCGAGCATGACGATCCGGGCGTCGGCGACACGCGCCAGCAACGGGTCGAAGTCGCTCGGTGCGCCGAGCCGCTGGACCAGCATGTCCGCGGCTACCCGAGGCGGGTCGGCGCAAACCCGGGGTGTGCGCCGACCGCCAGCGGGTAGCCGGCGTCCATGACGGTCACCGACGGGCAGTGGTGGGAGTACCTGACCGGACTGGACTACCCGGTTTCCCGGGAGGACCTGGTCCGTCGGGCCCAGGAGGTCGGCGCGGGCACCGAACTGCTCCAGGCCCTCCGGGCGTTGCCGGTCGGGGAGTTCGCCTCGGCCGACGAGCTGACCGACGCACTGGCCACCCTCGCCTGACCGCCGGAACGCCGGAACGCCGGAACGTCGGTGCCGGTCAGCCCCGTCGGGCGTGCAGGCGCCGGTCAGGCCCGTCGGGCGTGCAGCAGCCGGAACAGCACCAGCCACTGCTCCGGCCAGACCGCGCCGACCGGGGTCGCCGGGTCGAGCCGGACCGCGCGCAGCGCCGCGTCGACCCGGGGCCTCGGGTGCGCCGCCCGAAGCGAGGCCGCGAGCGAGCCGCCGACCCCGCCGAAACCCAGCTCCACCATCCTCCGGTACGCCGGCAGCGCCACCGTCGGCAGCAGCGGCTCCGGCCGTCGTCCCAGGCGCAGGATCCCGGCGTCGACCCGGGGCACCGGGCGGAACGCCGTCCGGGGCACCCGACCGGCCAGCCGCCAGGAGAACTCGGGCCAGGTCGAGACGGTCAGCCGGGTCCACCTGCCGTAGTTCCCGCTGCGTTTACGGGCGTATTCGAGCTGGGTGAGCAGGGTCGCGGAGCGCAGCCCCGGCGCGGCGAGGCACCAGCGCACCACGGCGGCCGTCAGCGACCAGGGGATGTTGCCGACCACGGCGAACGGCTCCTCCGGCGGTGCCACCGTGAGGAAGTCCACCGGCCGGTGGTCGACCCCGGGCAGCGCCGCGCAGACCGCAGCCAGGTCGGCGGTGACGGTCGGGTCGACCTCGTACGCGACGAGTCGCCGGCAGTGGGCGGCCAGCGGCCGGGTCAGCTGACCCCGACCGGCACCCACCTCCAGCAGCAGGTCGTCCGGGTCGGGGCGGGCTGCCCGGACGAACCGCGCGACGGCGGCCGGGTCGGTGAGGGAGTTCTGGGACAGTACGCGACGGGAGCGGTCGCGTGCGGTGGTACGAGTTCGGCGGGGCGCCACGGGTTCGTCCTGTCTGCCGCCGGACGGCGGCGATGCGGACAGGCAGCGCGGAGCGGGACCTGTCCGGGCGGATCGGGACTCGGACGACCCTGGGCAACGGCGGAACACGCGACACCAGCCCCACCCGCTGAGGTGCATGCAGGGGACCCCTGTTACCGCTTTTTGTCGTGCAGGGGTCCCCTGCTACCAACCCACCCCGCACGGCGGCAGGGTGTGACGGTGGGAGACGACCGCACTGCGGTGCCACCGCGCGGCCTGCGCGTACGCGGCCGTGCGGTTCAGGACCGCGTCAACTCGGACGTGGAGCGGTCAGGCGTGGCGGGCGTACCGGCCGGCCAGGGCCGGACGCCGGACTCGCGGGCGGGCCGTCAGGAGCTGGCCCCACGCGGCCGGCATCGCGGCCACGTCGATCAGGGCATGCGTGATCATGCCCGCACCGTAGCCCCCGCCCTGTCCCCTCCGCCTTCCCTTTTTCGTCCCCGCGCAGCCGTCCGAAGGTCGCGCCGGGTGCAGGGGACGGGTCCGTTCACCCTGCCGGACTACTGAATAGGCGAGCAGCCCGGCCGATGGGTCGCCGTGACGCGGGTGGGTGGCCCCGGGCGTCAGGAGAGGACGATGGTCCGCGAGGTGGCACGGGACTGTTCGGCGGCGGCGAGGACGGCGACCACCTCGCGGCCGAAGCGGACGTCGCAGTGGTGGTCCCGGGTACCCGCGTCGATCTCCTCGACCAGTTGGTCGACGGCGATGCCGAAGGCGGCGACCGGGCGGCCGTCCCCGGGCGGCAGGACCGCGACGCCGTTCTCACCGAAGAAGACCACGTCCCGGGTCACCGCCTCCGGCGGTGCGTCCAGGGTCAACGACATCGCGCTGGTGGCCCCGCCGTCATGGGTGAGCAGCAGGTGCACCAGCCCACGCGGCCCGTCCGTGGTGGTCACCCGGGTCACCCGGCCGAGCACCGGCAGGATCTGGGAGAGCGCGTGCGGGCCGATGTCCCAGAGTGCGCCGTGCTCCCGCCGCCAGGCCGAGTCCGCGTACGGCGTCTCCGGCTCGAAGATCGAGGAGAACAGGGTGGCCCGCGCGTGGTGCCAGCCGCCTGCGGCGGCGGTCGCGCCGAGGAAGCCCACCACGTTCGGGTGGAAACGTTGGGTGAAGAAGACGATCGAGGCGACGCCGGACTGCTCGGCGGCGGCGACCACCCGGTCGGCGTCGGCCAGGTCCAGCGCCAACGGCTTGTCCAGCAGCAGGTGCCGGCCGGCGGTGGCGGCGCGGACCGCGATCTCCGCCTGCACGTCCGGCGGTAGGGCCACGGCGACCGCGTCCACCGCGTCGATCAGCGCGTCCACCTCGTCGTACGTGGGCACGCCGTGCCGCCGCGCCAGCGCGGCGGCCTTCTCCGGGGTACGCCCCCACACCCCGGCCAGCTCGGCGCGTGGATGCGCGGACAGTGCCGCCGCGTGCGTCTCCGCCGCCCAGTGACCGGTGCCGAACAGCCCGAACCTCAGCAACCCGCACCCCCATCGCTCGTGCGTCCCGACCGGTGGTCCGGCCCGCGCCCTACGCTAGTGCGCCCGTCAGGCGGACGCAGCCGAGCCGCAGGGTGCCCCGAAGGCGACCGGAACCCTGAGTACGCTGTCCCGGTGACCGAGGTAGCGACGGGGTGGCCCCGATGACCAGTGCCGCCGCAGCCGGCTCACCCGTGGACGGGGTCCTCGCGACCGTCACGATCGTGCTGTCGCTCGTACTCGCGGCGTGGAGCCTGGTGACGGCGGCCCGCAACCGGCCACCGGACCGCACCCACCTGCTCGGCCTGGCCGTGCTGGAGATCGCGCTGCTGGCGCTGACCGTGGTCGCCCTGGTGGCGCTCGGCGGGGGCGACCGGCCGGGCGAGCCGGGCGCGTTCGCCGGCTACCTCGTGACGCTGGTCTTCCTGCCGCCGCTGGCGGGCGTGCTGGCCAGGATGGAGCCCACCCGCTGGGGCGCGGCGATCATCGGCGTGGTCTGCCTGGTGCTCCCGGTGGTGGTGGTCCGGCTCCAGCAGACCTGGGCGGTCGTCGGTGGCTGACCGACCGGAGAAACCACCAGCGGCGGACCGACCGGCAGCCCCGTCGGCGGTGACGTCCGCCCGGACGCCGGAACGTGCCACCAGCCGGGGGCCGGGACGGCTGCTGATCGCCGTCTACCTGCTCTTCGCCATCGCGGCGACCTCGCGGGCCGGACTCCAGATCCTCACGAGGTTCGACGAGGCCCCGCTGGCGTACCTGCTCTCCGCGCTGGCCGCGGTCATCTACATCGTGGCGACCGTCGGGTTGGCCCGGGGCGGGCGCGCCGGTCGCCGCACCGCCCTGGCCTGCTGCACGATCGAACTGGTCGGGGTGCTCGGGGTGGGCGCGCTCAGCCTGGTCGACCCGGCACTCTTCCCGGACGACACGGTCTGGTCCGGGTTCGGCAGCGGCTACGGCTACGTCCCGCTGGTGCTGCCGGTGCTCGGCCTGCTCTGGCTCCACCGCACCCGGCACGAGCGGACCTGACCCACGCCTGACTCCCCGCCCGAGCGGCGGCTGCGGGCAGGGAGTCAGCGGGACACGGATCAGTCGCGGGGGCCACCGGCGACGTAGACGACCTGACCGGAGACGAAGCCGGCCCCCTCACTGACCAGGAACGAGATGGTGTGCGCCACGTCCTCCGGCCGACCGACCCGGCGGACCGGGATCTCGGCGGTGGCGTGCTTCTGGAGGTCCTCGAAGTCCACCTTCATCCGGGCGGCCGTCGCCGCGGTCATGTCGGTGACGATGAAGCCGGGCGCGACCGCGTTGACCGTCACCCCGAACGGACCCAGTTCGATCGCCAACGTCTTGGTGAAACCCTGGAGACCTGCCTTGGCGGCGGCGTAGTTCGCCTGCCCCCGGTTGCCCAGCGCCGAGGTGCTGGAGAGGTTGACGATGCGCCCCCACTTCTGGTCGACCATGTGTTTCTGGGCGGCCTGGCTGAACAGGAACGCGCCGCGCAGGTGCACCCCCATGACCGTGTCCCAGTCGGCATCGGTCATCTTGAACAACAGGTTGTCGCGGAGCACCCCGGCGTTGTTGACCAGGACGGTCGGCGCGCCCAACTCGGCGGCGACCCGCTCCACCGCCGCCGCCACCTGACTCCGGTCGGACACGTCCGCGCCGACGCCGAGTGCCCGGCCGCCGGCCGCGCCGATCGCCTCGACGGTCTCCTTCGTGGCGGACTCCTCGATGTCGACCACGGCGACCGCCAGGCCGTCGGCGGCCAACCGGCGGGCGGTGGCCGCGCCGATCCCCCGCGCGCCTCCCGTGACGATCGCGACCCGTTGCCCCTCGGCCATACCTACCTCCCAGTAACAAGGCGACCTCCGCACCCTACCCCTCGTGACCACACCACGCGGACCCCTGCGCGGGAAGCGCGGTGCGGTCGCGCGGGAGGGTGGCGACGCCGCTCGGGCTGAGGTGGTAGCAGGGGTCCCCTGCTACACAGAATGCGGTAACAAGGGGCCCCTGCAACGCGGGAAGAGCAGGCGCGCGGACCGCGCGGGAGAGGCAGGCGCGCGGACCGACGGGAAGAGCAGGCGCACGGACCGCGCGGGAAGCAGGATCCGCAGCGGCGGTACGGGGTCAGGAGGACCAGGCGCGACGCAGCCGGATCCAGCGGTAGCCGTAGCCGGCGATCCGCAGCGCGTCGAGCTTGCCGGTCCCCCCGTAGTCCCGGTCGGTGAGCACGTCGACCGGGAGGTCGGCCTCGGGTTCCAGCATGCTGAGGTCCACCGTCGCGTCCCGCGTACCCAGGTTGTGCAGGAAGAGCATGGTGCCGGTCACGCCGTCGGCCCGGTGGGCGAGCACGCCGGGCGGCATCGGCACGTCGATGTGGGTGGTGGAACCGGAGCCGGTCTCGGGGGCCTCACGCAGCGTCCGGATCATGCGCTCGAACCAGGCCAGCAGCGAGTTGCGGTCCCGGCGCTGCTCGGTGACGTTGACCTTCTCGTAGCCGAACTCCCCCTTGTCGATCACCGGGCGGACCAGCTTCTCCGGGTCCGCCGTGGAGAAGCCGGCGTTCGGCTGGTACGACCACTGCATCGGGGTACGGATCGCCTGCCGGCCGGGCAGGGAGAGGTCCTCGCCCATCCCGATCTCCTCGCCGTAGCGGAGCACCGGCGTGCCGCGCAGGGAGAACTGGAGGGCGTACGCCAGCTCGATGCGGCGACGGTCGTTGCCGAGCATCGGGGCGAAGCGGCGGCGGATGCCCCGGTCGTAGATGCGCATCTCCTTGTCCGGGCCGAACTGCGCGTACACCTGCTCACGCTGCTCGGCGGTGAGCCGGGAGAGGTCGATCTCGTCGTGGTTGCGCAGGAAGGTGGCCCACTGCGCGCCGTGCGGCAGGGCCGGGGTGTCCCGCAGCGCGTCGATCACCGGTTCCGGGTCCTGGCGGGCCAGGGCGAGCATCAGCCGCCCGTTGAGCATGAAGTCGAAGAGCATGTGCACCCGGTTGGCCGAGCCTGCACCGTCCCCGAAGAACTGCGGCAGCTCGTCCGGCTCCACGTTGGCCTCGGCGAGCAGGACCGCGTCGCCCCGCCGCCACTGCACGTGCTGGCGCAACTCCGTGAGGAACTCGAAGTCCTTCGGCGAGTTGGCGTTCCCCGGTTCGGTCAGCTCGATGATGAACGGCACGGCGTCCATCCGGAACCCGGAGACACCGAGTTGGAGCCAGAACGACATGATCTTCTTGACCTCGTTCCGGACCTCCGGGTTGGCCATGTTGAGATCCGGTTGGTACTTGTAGAACCGGTGGTAGAACCAGGCCTTCGCGGTCCGGTCGTAGGACCAGGTCTCGTGCTGTTCGCCCGGGAAGACCATGCCCTGGAAGCGGTCCGCCGGCTCCTGCTCGGACCAGACGTACCAGTCCCGGTACGGCGAGTCCGGCGACGACCGGGCCGACTGGAACCAGGGGTGCTCGTCCGAGGTGTGGTTCACCACCAGGTCGATGATCACCCGGATGCCCCGGTTCGCCGCCTGGTGCAGCAGTTCGGCGAAGTCGCCCAGGGTGCCGAAGCGCGGATCGACGTTGTAGAAGTCGGTGACGTCGTAGCCGTCGTCCTTGTTCGGCGACGGGTGGATCGGGTGCAGCCAGAGGCAGGTCACCCCCAGCCGGGCCAGGTAGTCGAGCCGACCGATGAGGCCCCGGATGTCACCGACCCCGTCGCCGTCGGAGTCCGCGTACGTGTCGATGTCGAGGCAGTAGACGACGGCCTCGGAGTACCACCTGTCACCCATGCCGTCGTACCTTCTCCCGTCGACCACCACGGCAAACACGAGCACACCTCGGCCGGGCGGGTAGCCTGGCGGGCGTGGAGCGTGAGGACGGGCCGCAGCCGGTGGACTGGGCCGAGGGAAGCTGGCTGCGCCCGCCGGTACGGGTCGAGGCGGCCCCGGACGGTGGACTCCTCGTCGAACCCGCCGCCGGCAGCGACCTGTGGCGGCACACCAGCTACGGATTCGTGCACGACGACGCCCCGGCCCTGCTCGCGCCGTTCCCCACCGGCAGCGCGGTCGAGGTGAGCTTCCGGCTCGACTACACCGAGCAGTTCGACCAGGCCGGCGTGCTGGTCCGGGTGGACGAGGAGCACTGGACCAAGGCCGGCGTCGAGGTCTCCGACGGGCATCCTCAGCTCGGCGCGGTGGTCACCCGGGGCGTCTCGGACTGGTCGGTCGCACCGGTGCCGGAGTGGGTCGGCCGGGAGGTGACGGTGCGGGCGAGTCGGGCCGGCGACGCGCTGACCGTCCGCGCCCGGGTGGCCGGGCAGCCGTGGCGGCTGGTCCGCCTGGCCCCGCTGGCTCCGACGGCGGCGGCCACCGCCGGCCCGTTCTGCTGTTCACCGACGCGGGGCGGGCTCACCGTACGCTTCACCGGCTGGCGTCGCGGCCCGGCCGACGCCGCCCTGCACGACTGAGCCGACGGCCGCTGCGGACGGTCCCACCGCCCCGTGGTGCCGGCTGCTGGTCCGGGGCTGCCGGTGGCGGGCGACACGAACAGGTGTGGCCGGCGCCCTACCGGGTAGGACCATCGGATCGATGGACTCCCGGCGGAAGGATACCCATGGCACTCGCCGACAACGTCGACCCGGCTCAACTCGGCGGGCTGACCGGCTGGGTGGCCGGCGTCATCGAGGCGATGGGCGCACCCGGGGTGGCCCTGCTCGTCGCCCTGGAGAGCATCATCCCGCCGATTCCCAGCGAGATCGTCCTGGCGCTGGCCGGCTACCTGGCCGGCGAGGGCCGGTTCAACGTGGTGGTGGTCTGGCTGGCCGCCACCGTCGGTTCCCTGGTCGGCGCGCTCGTCCTCTACTGGGTCGGCGCGGTGCTGGGCGAGGACCGGCTCAAGCGCTGGCTGGACCGGCTCCCCCTGGTGGACCGCGACGACCTGGAACGCGCCGACCGCTGGTTCGAGCGGCACGGCCGCTGGGCGGTGCTGTTCGGCCGGATGGCACCGGTGGTGCGCAGCCTGGTGTCGATCCCGGCCGGCGCGAACCGGATGCCGCTGATGGAGTTCAGCCTGCTGACCACGCTGGGCAGCGGGATCTGGAACGCGATCTTCGTCGGGCTCGGGTACGCCCTCGGTTCGCGCTGGCAGCAGATCGACAAGTACAGCTCCTGGTTCGACTACGGCATCCTCGCCGTCTTCGCCTTCCTGATCGCCAGCTGGGCGGTGAAGAAGGCGCGTCGCCGCCGGGCGCGGCGCGACCGGCAGTCGGTGACCGCCGGCCGCTGACCGCGCCCGCGACGTCGGCTCAGGGCAGCGTCGCCAGGTGCGGCTTCACCGTACGGGCGAAGCCGTTGCCGTTGCTGACGTCCCAGTTGATCGACCACGTCATCGCGCCGCGCAGGCCCGGGTAGGTGCGCGGCGGCCGGAAGCTGCCGCAGTTGGTGCCCTTCGCCCGGCAGTCCATCGCGGCGTTGACCACACTGGGCGGGACGCTCCCGCCGCCGGCCGCGCCCGGACCGGCGGGCAGCCCGAGCGCCACCTGGTCGGGGCGGAGCCCGGCCTCCAACTGGATGCAGGCGAGCGCGACGATGAAGTTCACCGTGCCCTGCGGGTACGCGGCGTTCTGGTCGCAGCCGAGCATCGCCCCGGAGTTGTAGTACTGGGTGTGCACGACGGTGAGGATGTCCCGGATGTCCAGGGCGAGCTTGAAGTAGCTGCCCGCCGGGGACTGCATGTCGATGGTCTGCGGGGCCATGGTGATGATCAGGTTCGCGCCGACCTTCGCCCGCAGCGAGCGCAGCGCCTGCCCCATGTAGGTCGGGTTCAGGCCGTTCTCCAGGTCGATGTCGACCCCGTCGAAGCCGTACCGCCCGATGAGCGCGTGCACGCTGTCGGCGAAGGCGCTGGCGCTGGCCGCGTCGTTGACCGCCACCCGGCCGGTCTCGCCGCCGACCGAGATGATCACCTTCTTGCCCCGCGAGCGGAGGGTCTGCACGTCCGCCCGGAAGTCGGCGTCGGTGTATCCGCCAAGGGCCGCCGACAGGCCCGGATCAACGGCGAAGGTGACCGCGCCGGGGGTGGCCGTCGCCTCGGCGAAGGCGACCGCGACCACGTCGTACTCGCTCGGCACGTCGCGCAGCGGCAGCTCGACGGCCGGGTTGTCGAAGTTGTGCCAGTAGCCGGTGAGCACGTGCTTGGCCAGGCCGGAGGTGGGTGGCGGGGTCGTCGGGGGCGGGGTGGTGGGCGGCGGGGTCGTCGGCGGCGGTGTGGTGGTGGTGGGCGGCGGTGTGGTCGGGGTGGTGCCGCCGCAGGGCGCGCCGTTGAGGGTGCAGTTGCCCGGTGCGCCGGAACCGGTGGCGACGAAGCCGAAGGACACCGACGCGCCCGGGGCGATACTGCCGTTCCAGGAGCGGTTGGTGAAGGTGTACCGCTGGCCGGATGAGGTGAGCAGGGCGTCCCAGTAGGTGCCGACGCTGGTGCCGGTCGGCAGGTCGAAGGTGAGGCTCCAGCCGTTGACGGTGCTGCCGCCACCGTTGGTGATGGTGTACTTCCCCTCCCAGCCGGTGCCCCCGTCGGCGGTCTTCGCGAAGGTCGCGCTGGCTCCGGCGGCGAACGCGGGCATCGCCACCCAGGCCGCGCCGAGGGTCGCCACCGTGCGGCGACCAGGGAGAGGACAAGAAATCGGGAACGCTTCATACGACCCTCCAGGCCCGAGCGGGCATCCATGGATGTCAACAGGTCGGTTAATTATGAAGAAAGTTAACTGTTTATGTCCAGGGTGGGGGGCGAGGTCGGTCGGCCACGACGCAGCACGGTGTGCTCCAGTGCGGTGAAGGCGGTGGTGGTGACCAGGTAGAGCACGCCCGCCAGCGGCACCACCAGCGCGACCGGCAGCGTCGCGTACGGCAGCAGCGGCAGGATCCGACCGACGGTCGCTCCCACGTCACCGGCCACTCCACCGACCGCCGCCGGCCCGCCCGACGGGAGCGGCCCGCCGGACGACGCCGATCCGCCGGACGACGCCGATCCGCCGGACGACGCCGATCCGCCGGACGACGCCGGTGCGGTGGCCATGGTCCGTCGCATCCGGCGCGACGCCAGCCAGGCCAGGGCCAGCAGCGCCGCCAGGAGTACGCCCCAGACCGGTCCCGCTGCTCCGGCAAGGCCGTCGCCCAGCTCGTGCCCCAGCGGCACCCCGGCCAGCCGCCCGGTCAGCGGCGACTGGTCGCCGGCGGTGAAGAGGCGGTACATGACCAGGAAGAACGGTGCCTGGAGCAGGGCCGGCAGGCAGCCCGCCAGCGGGCTCGCCCCGGCGGAGCGGTACAGGTCGAGCAGTTCCCGCTGCAACCTGGCCGGGTCGTCGGCGTACCGGCGACTCAGCTCGCCGACCTGTGGGGCGAGAGCGGCACGACGGCGCTCCCCACGGACCTGGGCGACGGTGAGCGGTGCGATCAACAGCCGGACCGCGACGGTGAACCCGACGATGGCGACGGCGGTGGCCGCCCCGCCGGACAGTGGCGCGAGCACGGTGGCGAGCGCGGAGACGGCGTGGGACGCGACGCCGACAGCGGCGTCGAGTGGCGCGAAGGCGAGCATGGACGTACCCCTCGGTGCGATTCCGGTCGGATGTCCTCGACGGACGGGTGACGGGCGGAATCGACCGCGTGCGCGGAGCCGACGGTGCGGACCGGCGGACCCGCAGGTGCGGGCCGATCGGTCGACGGACGGCGGGTGGAGGTGCCGGCGGGACCCGGCGACGCGTCACGCGGTCGCGGGGCGTCCCCCCGGCGCGCGGGGGCGGGGTCGGCCCGGCGCGTCCGGGTCGAGCTGCCGGGGCACCCGACGGCGGCGGGCCCGTTCACGCAGGGACCGGGCCCGGCGGACGGCCTGCGGCCCGGCCGCGCCGACCACCGTGACCAGGACGGCCACCGTCGTGGCGAGCAGCAGCGCGACGCCGACCGCCGCACCGGCGAGCAGCTCGACCGGGCGGTCGGCGAGCACCACGACCTGGCCGAGCGCGGACGCCCAGACCCAGATCGCCAACGACAGCGGAGCCGGCACGTGCCCAGCCTAGGACCCGCTGTCACGTTCCCGACCTCGGCGAACCGGACCCGACACGCCGGGACAACGTTTTCCCGCCGCGTACGGCTGGGTAGCCCTGAGAGCCCAGCACCCGCGGGCGACGCGGGCCGGAAAGAAGGTGGTGAAGGCCGTGACCGGCCAGGTGGCGAAGCAGGACGTGACGAGCACGCCGGACGGACCCGATCTCCTCACCGTCGGCGTCGAGGAGGAGTTCCTTCTCGTCGACCCGCACACCGGCGTGGCCGTGCCCGCCGTCGACCTGGTGATGGAGCAGGTGCCCCCCGAGCTGGGCGGCCAGGTCGAGCGGGAGTTCCAGACCAGTCAGATCGAGATCGGCAGCCCACCCGGGCTGGACCTCGGGGCGATCCGGCACTCCCTCGGATTGCTGCGCGCCGGGCTCGCCGACGCCGCCGAGCGGGCCGGCGTCCGACTGCTCGCCATCGGCACCGGCCCGGTCGAGGGGCCGGTGCCGCCGGTGGTGGACAAGCCGCGTTTCGACCGGATGGTCGAGCGGTTCCGACTGCTCGCACCCGGTCCGGGCAACAACGGCGTGCACGTGCACGTCGGAATCCCCGACCCGGACACCGGTGTGCGGGTGCTCAACCACGTCCGGCCCTGGCTGCCGGTCCTGCACGCGCTCACCACCAACTCTCCCTTCTCCGCCGGGGAGGACACCGGGTACGCGAGCTGGCGCTCGGTCGAGTGGGAACACTGGCCGTCGGTGGCCCCGACCCCCTGGCTCGACTCGCACGCGCACTACCAGCGGCTGATCCGGCAGCTCATCGACAGCGGCGTGATGCTGGACGAGGGGATGCTCTACTGGTACGCCCGGCTGTCCGCGAAGTACCCGACCGTGGAGATCCGCATCGGCGACGTCTGCCCGTCGCTGGACGACACGATCCTGGTGGCCGCGCTGGTCCGCGCCCTGGTCGGCACCGCGCTGGCCGACATCGCCGCCGACCGTCCGGCGCCCCGGGTCGACCACCACCTGCTGGTCGCGGCGCACTGGCGGGCCGCCCACGACGGACTGACCGGCAAAGCGGTCGACCCGCACACCGGCGAGGTGGGGCCGGCGTGGGACCTGCTGGACCGCCTGGTCGAGCGGGTCCGTCCCGAACTGGTCCGGCACGGCGACGCCGACCG contains:
- a CDS encoding erythromycin esterase family protein encodes the protein MLVQRLGAPSDFDPLLARVADARIVMLGEATHGTYDYYRLREQLTRRLIAECGFSFVAVEGDWPDCDRVHRSVTAAPRAAADPLVALERFERWPTWMWANAEVARFCRWLRAWNVDRGQAGRAGFHGLDVYSLWESMQAIFDYLGEEDPASLEAAQEAYRCFEPYGKRPEEYGLASRFVSARCEEEVVRLLARTREQATADGADRFSAWQNAEVVAGAERYYRVMVAGGEESWNVRDIHMADTLDRLLDRYGPGSRGVVWAHNTHVGDARATDMARAGLVNLGQLARERHGDAAVVLVGFGSYRGGLVAAPRWGSAAETMTAPPARPGSLEHRLHELLPERAVLVFDGADQPDWVTDTVDHRAIGVVYDPSLESRSNYVPTRLGERYDAFVWCDETSALHPLPALTTPGELETYPAGT
- a CDS encoding DUF2795 domain-containing protein — protein: MTVTDGQWWEYLTGLDYPVSREDLVRRAQEVGAGTELLQALRALPVGEFASADELTDALATLA
- the erm gene encoding ErmE/ErmH/ErmO/ErmR family 23S rRNA (adenine(2058)-N(6))-methyltransferase, with amino-acid sequence MAPRRTRTTARDRSRRVLSQNSLTDPAAVARFVRAARPDPDDLLLEVGAGRGQLTRPLAAHCRRLVAYEVDPTVTADLAAVCAALPGVDHRPVDFLTVAPPEEPFAVVGNIPWSLTAAVVRWCLAAPGLRSATLLTQLEYARKRSGNYGRWTRLTVSTWPEFSWRLAGRVPRTAFRPVPRVDAGILRLGRRPEPLLPTVALPAYRRMVELGFGGVGGSLAASLRAAHPRPRVDAALRAVRLDPATPVGAVWPEQWLVLFRLLHARRA
- a CDS encoding Gfo/Idh/MocA family protein, translated to MLRFGLFGTGHWAAETHAAALSAHPRAELAGVWGRTPEKAAALARRHGVPTYDEVDALIDAVDAVAVALPPDVQAEIAVRAATAGRHLLLDKPLALDLADADRVVAAAEQSGVASIVFFTQRFHPNVVGFLGATAAAGGWHHARATLFSSIFEPETPYADSAWRREHGALWDIGPHALSQILPVLGRVTRVTTTDGPRGLVHLLLTHDGGATSAMSLTLDAPPEAVTRDVVFFGENGVAVLPPGDGRPVAAFGIAVDQLVEEIDAGTRDHHCDVRFGREVVAVLAAAEQSRATSRTIVLS
- the fabG gene encoding 3-oxoacyl-ACP reductase FabG; the protein is MAEGQRVAIVTGGARGIGAATARRLAADGLAVAVVDIEESATKETVEAIGAAGGRALGVGADVSDRSQVAAAVERVAAELGAPTVLVNNAGVLRDNLLFKMTDADWDTVMGVHLRGAFLFSQAAQKHMVDQKWGRIVNLSSTSALGNRGQANYAAAKAGLQGFTKTLAIELGPFGVTVNAVAPGFIVTDMTAATAARMKVDFEDLQKHATAEIPVRRVGRPEDVAHTISFLVSEGAGFVSGQVVYVAGGPRD
- a CDS encoding alpha-amylase family protein, producing the protein MGDRWYSEAVVYCLDIDTYADSDGDGVGDIRGLIGRLDYLARLGVTCLWLHPIHPSPNKDDGYDVTDFYNVDPRFGTLGDFAELLHQAANRGIRVIIDLVVNHTSDEHPWFQSARSSPDSPYRDWYVWSEQEPADRFQGMVFPGEQHETWSYDRTAKAWFYHRFYKYQPDLNMANPEVRNEVKKIMSFWLQLGVSGFRMDAVPFIIELTEPGNANSPKDFEFLTELRQHVQWRRGDAVLLAEANVEPDELPQFFGDGAGSANRVHMLFDFMLNGRLMLALARQDPEPVIDALRDTPALPHGAQWATFLRNHDEIDLSRLTAEQREQVYAQFGPDKEMRIYDRGIRRRFAPMLGNDRRRIELAYALQFSLRGTPVLRYGEEIGMGEDLSLPGRQAIRTPMQWSYQPNAGFSTADPEKLVRPVIDKGEFGYEKVNVTEQRRDRNSLLAWFERMIRTLREAPETGSGSTTHIDVPMPPGVLAHRADGVTGTMLFLHNLGTRDATVDLSMLEPEADLPVDVLTDRDYGGTGKLDALRIAGYGYRWIRLRRAWSS
- a CDS encoding DUF1349 domain-containing protein, which translates into the protein MEREDGPQPVDWAEGSWLRPPVRVEAAPDGGLLVEPAAGSDLWRHTSYGFVHDDAPALLAPFPTGSAVEVSFRLDYTEQFDQAGVLVRVDEEHWTKAGVEVSDGHPQLGAVVTRGVSDWSVAPVPEWVGREVTVRASRAGDALTVRARVAGQPWRLVRLAPLAPTAAATAGPFCCSPTRGGLTVRFTGWRRGPADAALHD